From the Desulfuromonas thiophila genome, the window CACGGCCGTGTCAAGGCCCTGGCCGACGCTGCGCGAGAAGCGGGCCTGGTGTTTTAATCGAAAGAGGAGGCTCCTTTGCAACGCAATGAGCAAAATGAAACAGAACTTATTGACCGCGTGATTCATATCAATCGTTGTGCCAAGGTTGTCAAGGGTGGCCGGCGTTTCAGCTTTTCAGCTCTGGTGGTGGTGGGCGATGGCAGTGGCCGTGTTGGTTACGGCCATGGAAAAGCCAAAGAGGTTCCCGAGGCTATCCGTAAGGGTGTTGAAAAGGCCAAGAAAAGTATGATCAGTGTGCCGCTGGTTGACCGGACAATTCCCTTTGATGTGCTTGGTCATTTCGGTGCGGGAAGTGTTTTGCTTAAACCGGCCTCTAAGGGTACCGGCGTGATCGCAGGTGGACCGGCGCGTGCTGTTCTTGAGGCTGCTGGTGTTGGTGATATTCTGTCGAAATGTCTTG encodes:
- the rpsE gene encoding 30S ribosomal protein S5; protein product: MQRNEQNETELIDRVIHINRCAKVVKGGRRFSFSALVVVGDGSGRVGYGHGKAKEVPEAIRKGVEKAKKSMISVPLVDRTIPFDVLGHFGAGSVLLKPASKGTGVIAGGPARAVLEAAGVGDILSKCLGSNNPHNVVKATMNALGQLKSAEEILSRRGIEA